From a region of the Triticum aestivum cultivar Chinese Spring chromosome 7D, IWGSC CS RefSeq v2.1, whole genome shotgun sequence genome:
- the LOC123165062 gene encoding uncharacterized protein At5g41620 isoform X2, translating into MFSAPHISGGCGRDLSAPLMEHEKLHEDRCHSRQSLSPASYTSSIGAATINLVSPTRSLNFRDRYRDAGCNLKTSTELLKVLNRIWSLEEQHAVDVSAVKGLKSELQNTQACVQELTQERQRYHYEIESLARQVSEDKMARKNKEQEKLRATLCSLQEELEAERHLRKHSENLHRKLGKELSAMKPAFLKAVKDLEKEQKATHLLEDLCDEFALGIRNYEEEVRVLKQRHVKEYEHKTDKLVVHISEAWLDERIQMQNADARGDSEGKTSITERLSGEIRSFLHGRRSSNFYGANKHTGNEKGDASLCRQSLESLHLNGATSAPRLAEDDENSVASDLHCFELNMHGDAVQTHDLAGTRRTVADCMYSPMRRLEFSDGVSVEGSRISTARPRSEKGKVKPSSSKAQLHTSTPEISSRNCDKIDPIDEQNETVMTQVSRRLHDDLLKIKSEAPQHAFLERKPHDHHPRTYQFRECAASSDLLHNLHSPARQLKNHQRASLDYQISECATAGDVRGLRSPSWQLKNQRASLDYQISECATTGDPHNLRSPSRQLKNHHRSSLDHEISEASPARSLGSKDNTLKAKLLQARLEGQHARIRASGYPLISTRRK; encoded by the exons ATGTTTTCTGCT CCACATATTTCAGGTGGCTGTGGTAGGGATCTTTCAGCACCATTGATGGAACATGAAAAGTTACATGAAGATCGATGCCATTCAAGGCAGTCTCTTTCTCCTGCAAGCTACACTAGCTCAATTGGG GCTGCTACCATAAACCTCGTCAGTCCTACTCGGTCATTGAATTTCAGGGATAGATACAGGGATGCAGGTTGCAATCTTAAAACATCAACAGAGCTATTGAAAGTTCTGAATCGTATTTGGAGCTTGGAAGAGCAGCATGCGGTTGACGTGTCAGCAGTTAAGGGGTTGAAATCAGAGTTGCAGAATACACAGGCATGTGTTCAAGAGCTTACGCAAGAGAGGCAGCGATATCACTATGAAATCGAGTCTCTGGCCAGGCAAGTCAGTGAAGACAAAATGGCTCGGAAAAACAAGGAACAAGAGAAGCTTAGAGCAACCCTTTGTTCGCTGCAAGAGGAGCTTGAAGCTGAGAGACATCTGAGGAAACATTCTGAGAATCTCCACAGGAAGCTAGGGAAAGAGTTGTCTGCAATGAAACCGGCATTTCTCAAGGCTGTAAAAGACCTGGAGAAAGAGCAGAAAGCAACTCACCTGTTGGAAGATCTTTGCGACGAGTTTGCGTTAGGAATCAGAAACTACGAAGAGGAAGTGAGGGTGTTGAAGCAAAGGCATGTAAAGGAGTATGAACACAAGACTGATAAGCTGGTGGTCCATATTTCAGAAGCATGGCTCGACGAGCGAATACAGATGCAAAATGCTGATGCCAGGGGAGATTCAGAAGGGAAAACCTCAATAACGGAGAGGTTGAGCGGTGAAATACGGAGTTTCCTTCATGGTAGAAGATCAAGCAACTTCTATGGTGCTAACAAACATACTGGTAACGAAAAGGGAGACGCAAGCTTGTGTCGACAGTCCCTTGAATCTCTGCACTTAAATGGAGCCACTAGTGCTCCTCGGTTAGCTGAAGACGATGAAAATTCTGTTGCTAGCGACTTGCATTGCTTTGAGTTGAACATgcatggagatgctgtgcagactCATGACCTTGCAGGAACTCGACGAACAGTCGCGGACTGCATGTATTCACCAATGAGAAGACTGGAGTTTTCCGATGGTGTGTCTGTTGAGGGCTCAAGGATCTCAACCGCAAGGCCTCGTTCAGAAAAAGGCAAGGTGAAGCCAAGCAGCAGCAAAGCACAGCTGCATACTTCGACACCAGAAATCAGCTCTCGCAACTGTGACAAGATCGATCCTATAGATGAGCAGAATGAAACAGTCATGACCCAAGTCTCTCGACGGTTGCACGATGACTTGCTGAAGATCAAATCAGAGGCTCCTCAGCATGCATTTCTAGAGCGAAAACCGCACGATCATCATCCCCGGACGTATCAGTTTCGTGAATGTGCTGCTTCAAGCGATCTACTGCACAATCTGCACAGTCCAGCCCGGCAGCTGAAGAATCATCAACGCGCGTCGTTGGACTACCAAATATCTGAATGTGCTACTGCAGGTGATGTACGCGGTCTGCGCAGCCCATCCTGGCAGCTGAAGAATCAACGTGCGTCGTTAGACTACCAGATATCTGAATGTGCTACCACAGGCGATCCGCACAACCTGCGCAGTCCATCGCGGCAGCTGAAGAATCATCATCGGTCGTCGTTGGACCATGAAATCTCCGAGGCCTCGCCGGCGCGGTCTCTCGGGTCAAAAGACAATACGCTCAAGGCGAAGCTACTGCAAGCGAGGTTAGAGGGGCAGCATGCCCGGATTAGGGCGTCGGGCTATCCCCTGATCAGCACAAGAAGGAAATGA
- the LOC123165063 gene encoding uncharacterized protein codes for MATDGDIDMADLASLDAPASSAAAAAPSVRFQPNVKGKPKPKPKPKPKAKPAPKPKDKPEPEPKPEEGDPHAVAAAATLPEGGVDAMETDTDRVGAGEGADDMDVEDEDFVVREIDVYFTPKPFDKDSKLYIMQYPLRPCWRPYELGEVCKEVRVKPGSSKVEVDLEVDTQSDNYDPEVSGSLRLTTQTLSSSEAADVSDYAVGVLRGNMVHLNHLDAVMQLRPSMPHLISGASRTRQPLQQVETNGGRAGGQAVPPAKGNERSDGSKDLPKEPEPWISLTYEPAGSDVASKYYAEMVASEGRPIDFTMSTQDYALSLCPGGPTGSKNINRSQVIREMLSLPLEERLKKWFTEVSQVTRFVALMHLAPDCSEEDLLETLPGYADLVRGLWVCRSSLLYDDGLASKRDQIMLEFTKMESIPVKYVERLIRDERTRNMILNPLGKRREKLQDYKFIVAADSSFIKHYSHIVKEQENAWSVRAATMPDPLEKCSATEQRKTKNSTKSNIPVKGPDPVMGKTKDGLVQGSENHVRSVLDSVFTANKVRSFPAVVRDLRHLAVKYASDRKDGARFQALSNAAQTCVSLSRKELDASIRLVAVPVHDLYVQKSEEKASVRNCLIKLFRDRVPNGTLKKQEILDCALSILKRKISEKEYHQAVSEICISNEDGHLVLKNGEMP; via the coding sequence ATGGCGACCGACGGCGACATCGACATGGCCGACCTCGCCTCCCTCGACGCCCCGgcctcttccgccgccgccgccgccccctccgtccgcttccAACCCAACGTCAAGGGCAAGCCCAAGCCCAAGCCCAAGCCGAAGCCGAAGGCCAAGCCGGCGCCCAAGCCCAAGGACAAACCAGAGCCGGAGCCAAAACCGGAGGAGGGTGACCCCCACGCTGTGGCGGCGGCGGCCACGCTGCCGGAGGGCGGCGTGGATGCGATGGAGACCGACACGGACAGGGTGGGCGCCGGCGAGGGCGCGGATGACATGGATGTCGAGGACGAGGACTTTGTGGTGCGGGAGATCGACGTCTACTTCACGCCCAAGCCCTTCGACAAGGACAGCAAGCTGTACATCATGCAGTATCCGCTGAGGCCATGCTGGCGTCCGTACGAGCTCGGTGAGGTGTGCAAGGAGGTGCGCGTGAAGCCAGGGAGCTCAAAGGTTGAGGTGGACTTGGAGGTCGATACGCAGAGCGACAATTACGACCCGGAGGTTTCTGGGTCTCTGAGGCTGACGACGCAGACGCTGTCATCATCGGAGGCGGCCGATGTGTCTGACTATGCCGTTGGGGTTCTCCGAGGCAACATGGTTCATCTGAATCATCTTGATGCGGTGATGCAGCTACGGCCGTCAATGCCGCATCTGATTTCTGGTGCTTCGCGTACTAGGCAGCCTTTGCAACAGGTGGAAACAAATGGTGGTCGTGCTGGTGGCCAGGCTGTTCCACCAGCTAAGGGAAATGAGCGCTCAGATGGTTCCAAGGACTTGCCTAAAGAACCTGAGCCATGGATTTCTCTCACTTACGAACCAGCTGGGAGTGATGTTGCAAGCAAGTACTATGCTGAGATGGTAGCGAGCGAAGGCAGGCCTATAGATTTCACAATGAGCACACAGGATTACGCATTGTCATTGTGTCCTGGAGGGCCGACAGGCAGCAAGAATATTAACAGAAGCCAGGTGATCCGGGAGATGCTTTCACTGCCACTGGAAGAGCGCCTGAAGAAATGGTTTACTGAGGTGTCACAAGTGACTCGATTTGTTGCTCTAATGCATCTTGCTCCAGACTGTTCGGAGGAAGACCTTCTGGAAACTCTTCCAGGGTATGCTGATTTGGTGCGTGGTTTATGGGTCTGCAGAAGTTCTTTGTTGTATGATGATGGACTCGCTTCCAAAAGGGATCAAATTATGCTTGAGTTTACAAAAATGGAATCCATACCTGTGAAGTATGTGGAGAGACTGATCAGAGATGAGCGAACAAGGAACATGATATTGAATCCGCTGGGTAAAAGAAGGGAGAAGCTTCAAGACTACAAGTTTATAGTAGCAGCAGATTCATCCTTCATAAAACATTATTCCCATATAGTCAAGGAGCAAGAAAATGCTTGGTCGGTCCGTGCTGCAACCATGCCTGACCCCCTAGAGAAATGCAGCGCTACTGAACAAAGGAAAACCAAGAACTCAACCAAATCTAACATTCCTGTGAAAGGGCCTGATCCAGTAATGGGTAAGACCAAGGATGGCCTCGTTCAAGGAAGTGAAAACCATGTGCGCTCTGTCTTGGATAGTGTCTTCACTGCCAATAAAGTTCGCAGCTTTCCGGCAGTTGTTAGAGACTTGAGGCACTTGGCAGTAAAATATGCCTCTGACAGGAAAGATGGAGCAAGATTCCAAGCTCTGTCAAATGCTGCACAAACTTGTGTTTCACTTTCTCGTAAAGAGCTTGATGCTTCAATACGTCTTGTTGCTGTTCCTGTCCATGATTTATATGTTCAAAAGTCCGAGGAGAAGGCTAGTGTGCGAAATTGTCTCATTAAGCTCTTCCGTGATAGAGTTCCCAATGGAACATTAAAGAAGCAGGAAATCCTTGATTGTGCTCTGAGTATCTTAAAGAGAAAAATTAGTGAGAAAGAGTACCATCAGGCCGTGTCTGAGATCTGCATCTCAAATGAAGATGGACACTTGGTATTAAAGAATGGTGAAATGCCCTGA
- the LOC123165062 gene encoding uncharacterized protein At5g41620 isoform X1: MEVEPPASLLQKCGVGGEQPGHGTANRPREPQDSAASTAPAPLRRELAAARARRRAGRATPSPSWKLEASPPRPEEPPADAAGRRSSSGASARQLGATLWEIQDVVRAAGAGRRIRRRARRGPAASPRRDGDDDDDVDRPHISGGCGRDLSAPLMEHEKLHEDRCHSRQSLSPASYTSSIGAATINLVSPTRSLNFRDRYRDAGCNLKTSTELLKVLNRIWSLEEQHAVDVSAVKGLKSELQNTQACVQELTQERQRYHYEIESLARQVSEDKMARKNKEQEKLRATLCSLQEELEAERHLRKHSENLHRKLGKELSAMKPAFLKAVKDLEKEQKATHLLEDLCDEFALGIRNYEEEVRVLKQRHVKEYEHKTDKLVVHISEAWLDERIQMQNADARGDSEGKTSITERLSGEIRSFLHGRRSSNFYGANKHTGNEKGDASLCRQSLESLHLNGATSAPRLAEDDENSVASDLHCFELNMHGDAVQTHDLAGTRRTVADCMYSPMRRLEFSDGVSVEGSRISTARPRSEKGKVKPSSSKAQLHTSTPEISSRNCDKIDPIDEQNETVMTQVSRRLHDDLLKIKSEAPQHAFLERKPHDHHPRTYQFRECAASSDLLHNLHSPARQLKNHQRASLDYQISECATAGDVRGLRSPSWQLKNQRASLDYQISECATTGDPHNLRSPSRQLKNHHRSSLDHEISEASPARSLGSKDNTLKAKLLQARLEGQHARIRASGYPLISTRRK, translated from the exons ATGGAGGTAGAGCCACCGGCATCGCTGCTGCAGAAATGCGGCGTCGGCGGAGAGCAGCCGGGCCACGGGACCGCGAATCGGCCGCGGGAGCCGCAGGACTCAGCCGCATCCACCGCCCCGGCGCCGCTGCGGCGggagctggcggcggcgcgggcgagacGGAGGGCGGGCCGCGCCACGCCCTCGCCGTCCTGGAAGCTCGAGGCGTCGCCGCCGCGgccggaggagccgccggcggacgCGGCGGGGAGGAGGAGCTCGTCGGGGGCGTCCGCGCGGCAGCTGGGCGCCACCCTATGGGAGATCCAGGACGTCGTCAGGGCAGCGGGCGCCGGCCGCCGGATCCGCAGGCGCGCGCGGAGGGGGCCCGCCGCCTCCCCCCgccgcgacggcgacgacgacgacgacgtggATCGG CCACATATTTCAGGTGGCTGTGGTAGGGATCTTTCAGCACCATTGATGGAACATGAAAAGTTACATGAAGATCGATGCCATTCAAGGCAGTCTCTTTCTCCTGCAAGCTACACTAGCTCAATTGGG GCTGCTACCATAAACCTCGTCAGTCCTACTCGGTCATTGAATTTCAGGGATAGATACAGGGATGCAGGTTGCAATCTTAAAACATCAACAGAGCTATTGAAAGTTCTGAATCGTATTTGGAGCTTGGAAGAGCAGCATGCGGTTGACGTGTCAGCAGTTAAGGGGTTGAAATCAGAGTTGCAGAATACACAGGCATGTGTTCAAGAGCTTACGCAAGAGAGGCAGCGATATCACTATGAAATCGAGTCTCTGGCCAGGCAAGTCAGTGAAGACAAAATGGCTCGGAAAAACAAGGAACAAGAGAAGCTTAGAGCAACCCTTTGTTCGCTGCAAGAGGAGCTTGAAGCTGAGAGACATCTGAGGAAACATTCTGAGAATCTCCACAGGAAGCTAGGGAAAGAGTTGTCTGCAATGAAACCGGCATTTCTCAAGGCTGTAAAAGACCTGGAGAAAGAGCAGAAAGCAACTCACCTGTTGGAAGATCTTTGCGACGAGTTTGCGTTAGGAATCAGAAACTACGAAGAGGAAGTGAGGGTGTTGAAGCAAAGGCATGTAAAGGAGTATGAACACAAGACTGATAAGCTGGTGGTCCATATTTCAGAAGCATGGCTCGACGAGCGAATACAGATGCAAAATGCTGATGCCAGGGGAGATTCAGAAGGGAAAACCTCAATAACGGAGAGGTTGAGCGGTGAAATACGGAGTTTCCTTCATGGTAGAAGATCAAGCAACTTCTATGGTGCTAACAAACATACTGGTAACGAAAAGGGAGACGCAAGCTTGTGTCGACAGTCCCTTGAATCTCTGCACTTAAATGGAGCCACTAGTGCTCCTCGGTTAGCTGAAGACGATGAAAATTCTGTTGCTAGCGACTTGCATTGCTTTGAGTTGAACATgcatggagatgctgtgcagactCATGACCTTGCAGGAACTCGACGAACAGTCGCGGACTGCATGTATTCACCAATGAGAAGACTGGAGTTTTCCGATGGTGTGTCTGTTGAGGGCTCAAGGATCTCAACCGCAAGGCCTCGTTCAGAAAAAGGCAAGGTGAAGCCAAGCAGCAGCAAAGCACAGCTGCATACTTCGACACCAGAAATCAGCTCTCGCAACTGTGACAAGATCGATCCTATAGATGAGCAGAATGAAACAGTCATGACCCAAGTCTCTCGACGGTTGCACGATGACTTGCTGAAGATCAAATCAGAGGCTCCTCAGCATGCATTTCTAGAGCGAAAACCGCACGATCATCATCCCCGGACGTATCAGTTTCGTGAATGTGCTGCTTCAAGCGATCTACTGCACAATCTGCACAGTCCAGCCCGGCAGCTGAAGAATCATCAACGCGCGTCGTTGGACTACCAAATATCTGAATGTGCTACTGCAGGTGATGTACGCGGTCTGCGCAGCCCATCCTGGCAGCTGAAGAATCAACGTGCGTCGTTAGACTACCAGATATCTGAATGTGCTACCACAGGCGATCCGCACAACCTGCGCAGTCCATCGCGGCAGCTGAAGAATCATCATCGGTCGTCGTTGGACCATGAAATCTCCGAGGCCTCGCCGGCGCGGTCTCTCGGGTCAAAAGACAATACGCTCAAGGCGAAGCTACTGCAAGCGAGGTTAGAGGGGCAGCATGCCCGGATTAGGGCGTCGGGCTATCCCCTGATCAGCACAAGAAGGAAATGA
- the LOC123165065 gene encoding uncharacterized protein, which yields MSDKQKGLIKAVQIVFPDSEHRFCVRHLYENYGKLFKGETLKNHLWAIARSTNSDKWNENREKLRADSQQAYDWLDGKTPNQWVKAFFSDFPKCDILLNNMSEVYNSYTLEARELAIISMLHCIMGKITVRHETKQREAVEKWSGRICPKIRKKIEKNAEFSGNCYPTHFGLGVFSVQSGNKTYIVDIPARCCSCNRFQLSGIPCNHTIACCRAERIDPEELVHKCYTIETYLQAYGWNIMPMRDISEWEDMNGIIVHPPVFKKVMGRPPKNRKKTPEEKKKKDGTVYLNKKGVTMHCSVCGQADHNSKGHDTHVAAQQQANELEEEEFEDPAILQDIMPHRVNPRLDPINCKGSMVYNMSHEERAYVSSYIAPGPLPEESTFVVDARDSIPQRRTTTTATNTVRGAARGRGVGRASEEQIDETGTSSNAGRGNKRQKQNSNATGRGGGGGGARGREGGRRGARGRGGREGARGRGGGNGAATFPGQGLYNLFGPDGATAATETTNAFIPDLNASVEEIPLSQHAPHFNLKNRSFVLVNKFVCSSTS from the exons ATGAGTGACAAGCAAAAGGGACTGATCAAAGCTGTTCAGATTGTTTTTCCAGATTCAGAGCATAGATTTTGTGTTCGGCACTTGTATGAGAACTACGGGAAGTTGTTCAAAGGAGAAACACTGAAGAATCATCTCTGGGCTATAGCAAGATCTACTAATTCAGACAAGTGGAATGAGAACAGAGAGAAACTAAGAGCTGATAGCCAGCAAGCTTACGACTGGTTGGATGGCAAGACCCCAAATCAGTGGGTTAAAGCTTTTTTTAGTGATTTTCCTAAGTGTGACATCCTTCTTAACAACATGTCCGAAGTGTACAACAG CTACACCCTTGAAGCTAGGGAACTAGCTATCATATCTATGTTGCACTGCATAATGGGGAAGATTACTGTTAGACATGAAACCAAGCAAAGGGAGGCAGTTGAGAAGTGGAGTGGTAGAATTTGTCCCAAGATCAGGAAGAAGATAGAGAAGAATGCAGAATTTTCTGGAAATTGCTACCCAACACATTTTGGTCTAGGGGTGTTTTCAGTACAATCTGGAAATAAGACCTATATTGTTGATATTCCAGCTAGGTGTTGCAGTTGTAATAGGTTTCAATTAAGTGGAATTCCCTGCAATCATACCATTGCATGTTGTAGAGCTGAAAGGATTGATCCGGAAGAACTTGTCCACAAGTGTTATACCATAGAAACATATCTACAAGCTTATGGTTGGAACATCATGCCCATGAGAGACATTTCTGAATGGGAGGATATGAATGGCATTATAGTTCACCCTCCAGTGTTCAAGAAGGTTATGGGCAGGCCACCAAAAAATAGGAAGAAAACaccagaagagaagaagaagaaagatggcACTGTGTATCTAAACAAAAAAGGTGTGACAATGCATTGCTCTGTGTGTGGGCAAGCAGATCATAACAGTAAAGGGCATGACACGCATGTTGCAGCTCAACAACAAGCCAATGAACTAGAGGAAGAGGAGTTTGAAGACCCAGCTATTCTACAG GATATAATGCCGCATAGAGTGAACCCAAGGTTGGACCCAATCAATTGCAAAGGAAGCATGGTGTACAATATGAGTCATGAG GAGAGAGCATATGTAAGCAGCTACATTGCACCTGGCCCATTGCCAGAAGAATCAACCTTTGTAGTCGATGCCAGGGACTCCATTCCTCAGAGAAGGACAACTACAACAGCAACCAACACTGTTAGAGGTGCAGCAAGAGGAAGAGGAGTAGGAAGAGCATCGGAAGAACAAATAGATGAGACAGGCACAAGTTCAAATGCTGGCAGAGGAAATAAGAGACAGAAACAAAATTCAAATGCAACAggcagaggaggtggaggaggaggtgcaaggggaagggaaggaggaagaaggggtgcaagggggagaggaggaagagaaggtGCAAGGGGCAGAGGAGGAGGAAATGGAGCTGCCACCTTTCCTGGACAGGGTCTATACAACCTATTTGGCCCTGATGGAGCCACTGCTGCAACAGAAACAACTAATGCATTCATCCCTGACCTGAATGCCAGTGTTGAAGAAATACCACTTTCTCAACATGCACCACATTTCAACCTGAAGAATAGGTCCTTTGTACTAGTTAATAAATTTGTGTGCTCAAGTACTTCATGA